One Danio rerio strain Tuebingen ecotype United States chromosome 9, GRCz12tu, whole genome shotgun sequence genomic region harbors:
- the zgc:113314 gene encoding uncharacterized protein LOC619272 (The RefSeq protein has 5 substitutions compared to this genomic sequence), with translation MGITRKYIANLKDLPTRVQDENDCTSEPFTKPRLCCKMVNKIRNTLVSTETFLQKENITLDTYKRIIRDLVIHLDRVTTKVFVNSLPYNVMDDLGLQECEAFVLKWSEELRKLQSEYRNHLDQISNIERLRRSLNVCLKTREDQIQKVQKEFQWFINILKSLPKSSVCQDGFARIELLNLYRQWKKGQLISMLPIMDFIMKTLLKEKDSILKRKLQPKSA, from the exons ATGGGCATCACACGAAAGTACATTGCGAACCTGAAGGATTTGCCTACGAGag TACAGGATGAAAACGATTGTACCTCTGAACCCTTCACAAAACCAAGGCTGTGTTGTAAAATG GTTAACAAGATAAGGAACACTTTAGTGTCAACAGAAACATTTCTACAG AAAGAAAATATCACCTTGGACACATATAAGCGTATCATAAGAGACCTGGTAATACATCTGGACAGAGTCACAACAAAG gtTTTTGTAAATTCCCTACCTTACAATGTGATGGATGACCTGGGGTTGCAAGAATGTGAAGCTTTTGTTCTCAGGTGGTCTGAAGAGCTTAGGAAATTACAATCCGAATACAGAAACCACTTAGACCAG ATTTCCAATATTAAGAGATTGAGTTGGAGTCTGGATGTATGTCTAAAAACCAGAGAAGACCAAATTCAGAAAGTTCAGAAAGAATTTCAgtggtttattaatattttgaagtCCCTTCCAAAG tcTTCAGTGTGTCAAGACGGATTTGCTAGAATTGAGTTGTTGAATCTCTACAGACAGTGGAAGAAAGGCCAGCTTATCAGTATGCTTCCTATCATGGACTTTATCATGAAGACACTACTTAAGGAAAAG GATTCAATTTTGAAAAGGAAGCTTCAACCTAAATCAGCTTAA